CCAATGCTTAGTAGCTCCTTAACTGCATCATCAATGTTATCCACGTTGAAGGCTATGTGGTGTATTCCTGGCCCATGCTTCTCAAGGAATTCACTCCAAGTACTTGGCCCACCCACAGGTTGAATAAGCTCAATGGTTATGTTACTGAGCTTGAAGAAGGCTAACTTAGCCCTACCCCTAGAGGGGGTTCCCCTAAACCTCATTCCTGTTTTCTCCCAGTCCTCAGTCTCAACCACCTGAGGCGCATCCACACCCAGTATTTTAGCCCAGGCCTTAACCGCAGTTTCTATGTCTGGAACAACCATGGCCACTTGCACCACCTCACTGAACTGAGCATTAGCCATAACATAATACTGCGCTTACTGTTTTTAAAGCATTGTTAATGCTGCTTAAGGGTGAGGCAATACTTAATTAGGCCTTAACTAACCCTAATGCATGTCATTCGATAAGGCAACACACCTATTGGGCAGGGGCTTCACGTACCCTGACTACGAACCACAATATCAAAGGTATTACGGTTACTTCATTAAGCACTTAGCCTTAACCCTTAGGTTAAACCTGAGTGAGAGGTCCATTCAAGGTGATGCAAGGTACATAATTAATGTAATTGATAATGAAGGCTACTTGAAGTTTGATGCTGCAGAGATGAATATAACCTCAGTTACGGTTAATGACTCACCCACGCGCTTCGACTACGATGGGCGTTACTTAAGGGTTTACTTAAGTGGGAATGGTGAAGTATCGGTTTCCATAAACTACAGCGCTAAGCCAAGGAATGGCGTACACTTCATACTGCCTGATGAGTATTACCGTGATAGGAAGCCGATGGTTTGGACCCAGGGTGAAAGTGAGGATAATCACTACTGGATACCATTAACCGACTATCCAAGCATGAAGTTCACCAGTGAATTAACAATAATAGTGCCTAAACCCCTTATCGCAGTATCAAACGGTTACCTAGTTGAGAGTAAGGATTTAGGCAATGAGACGCTGTGGCATTGGAGGCTAGATAAGCCGCATTCCTCATACCTAGTAGCCTTCGCTGCAGCTGAATTCGATGTGATTAAGGATGATTGTGGGGGTATTAGCGTTGAGCATTATGTACCAAAGGGTCGTGGCGAATCAGCCAAGTTTAGTTTCCACAGGATTTGCGACATGATTAAATTCTTCAGTGAATACACTGGGGTTAAGTACCCATGGCCAAATTATAAGCATGCAGTGGTGAGTGAATTCGGCGGTGGTATGGAGAACACTACCGTAACAATACTAACTGATACGACTCTACATACGAGGAGGGAGGAGTGCCCCTATGATGAGTGGCCGTGTAGGGGTAGGGAGGATTTTTCTTCTGATGGTTTGGTTGCTCATGAGTTGGCTCATCAGTGGTTTGGGGATTTGGTTACTACTAGGGATTGGGGTAATATTTGGCTTAATGAGGCTTTCGCAACCTACTTTGATGCATTATACACGCTTCACAGTAGGGGTTTCGATGAATTTGTGTATAGGCTTTACGGTAACCTTAAGTCCTACCTAGATGAGTATAGGCGATACTCAAGGCCAATAGTCACTAACCTATACTCAATACCTGAGGAGATGTTTGATAGGCACACCTACGAGAAGGGATCACTAGTACTACACACGTTAAAGAACATAATAGGAGAAGAAAACTTCAGGAAGGGTATAAACCTATTCCTAACAAGGTACGCTTACAGTAATGCCGAGACTGAAGACTTTAGGAAGGTTATGGAGGAGGCTACGGCTAAGCCCCTTGACTGGTTCTTTAATCAATTCGTCTACTCAGCTGGTCACCCTAGTATTAAGTATTCGTGGAGTTACGATTCAGGTTACTTAAGGATCAGTATTAGTCAAACTCAGGGTGATGATTCATACCCAGTTTACAGAATCCCGGTTGAATTAGAGATTGGTCACCAGGATGGCTCAATGGAGTTAATTAAGCTTAACCTTGAGTCAAGGGACACCACCGTTTACCTACCGATTAAGGAGAGACCAACCTACGTTTGCCTCGACCCAGAGTTTAAGGTTGCTATTAAGTCCGTTAACAGTGAGAAGAGTATTGAGGAGGCTAGGGCTGAGTTAAGGAGCAGTAGTGTTGCCTGTAGGCTTGAGGCCATTGAATCACTGGCTAAGGATAGTAGTTCAAGATCCATCGATGCCTTGACTGAAGCCTTACTTAACGATAAGTTCTGGGGTATTAGAGCTGAAGCCGCTAGAGCATTGGGTAAGCTGGGGGTTACTGATGCTGTAAAGCCATTGATCAACGCGCTCCATGTGGAACGCCACCCTAGGGTTAGGCGAGCCATAGTTGAGGCTTTAGGTAACTTTAAGGGTAATAGGGACGTAGCTAAAGTATTGGCCTCAGTCTTAGTGAATAGTGAGGAAAGCTACTATGTTAGGTCTAATGCAGCCGAGGCCCTTGGTAAGCTTGGCATTAGGGATTACTTTAGTGAATTGGTTAAGGCGCTTGATTACCCAAGCCACAATAATGTGATCACCCAAGGTGCGTTAAGGGGCTTAGCTGAATTAGGTGGTGATGAGGCTATTGAAGTACTCTTAAAGTACACTCAATTAGGTTACCCAACGCTCGTAAGGGCTACTGCAGCCCAATTACTGGGTAAGTTCGTGGATAATAGGCGGGTTTACGATAGGTTAATGGAGCTTCTAAGGGACCAGTACATGAGGGTTGCCTCAGCAGCCTTAAGTGCAGTGGAGTATTCCATGGATCCGAGGTTCCTGGGGATCCTAGACTCAATAGCCTCAGGCGCTGCCCCAGGTTTCATAGCTGCTGAGTTGAGTGGTAGGTTTAGGAGGTATGCTAGGGATATTGCAGTTAAGATAAGGGAGCAGTTGAGTAAGGGTGCTGAGTACGCTAGGTTAAGGGAGGAGGTTGAGAGGGTTAGGGAGGAGCAGAGAAGGCTAATGGATAGGGTAAGTAGACTGGAGGCTAAGGGCTTAGGTTCACCTGCCTACTAACGCTCTTCTTCAAGCATCATTACGCATTAATGAGCATTAAAGGCTAGTCACGGTTCAGTAATCAGAACTAACGCTGATTATGGATTGGTTAAAAACCTATCCATGTTTTTACCTGATACACTTATTTAAGGCATATGCTTGATTAAACCATGGGGCTTAAAGTTAAGGTTGGGTTAAGTGGAGGTAACGTAGTGATGATGCTTATAATACCTATTGAGGATTATGAGTTAGCCTACAGGGGTGCTGCATTAATGTATAAGTGCCAGGGTGAACCAACAAAGAACCCACTGGCCAAGTATATTGCGGATTCCCTTAAGTACCTGGAGTCAATAAGGAACTGTAGGGAAACATAGTAGAATTTACTTTTAAATAGTGGCTACGGTTGCATTATCGCTAAGTAATCATACCAAGCTTTATGTACATTGGCGTAAGCATTAAGGGTGGGAATTGATTAGTCAAGCAAAGTTTTATTAGACCCAATGATACGTGTGGTTTCGCCATGACTCTACTGCTTAAGGTTGATGCATTGAACCCTGATAGGGAGGTTATTAGGAGGGCCGCTGATGTAATACTGAAGGGTGGTTTAGTTGCCTTTCCCACCGAGACTGTTTATGGACTTGGAGCATCAACTTACAATGATGAGGCGATTAGGAGGATTTACGTTGTTAAGAATAGGCCCATGGATAACCCAAGCATAATTCACATTTCATCACTTAATCAGCTTCATGAAGTTGCCGAGGATGTTCCTGAGGAACTTGAGGAAAAACTTAAGTTTGTTTGGCCCGGCCCATTAACCATAATACTGAGGAAGAGCAGTAGAATTAGTGCAGTAGCCTCCTGTGGTTTAAATACGGTGGCTGTTAGAATGCCAGCTCACCCAGTTGCCTTAACCTTAATAAGTGAAAGCACGCCGATATCAGCACCCAGCGCTAATATATCAGGTAAACCCAGTCCAACCAGGGCTGAGCACGTCATCAGGGACCTTTGGGGTAAAATAGACTTAATAATTGACGGTGGGGAATCCTTCTTTGGAGTAGAATCAACAATAATAGACTACACTAGGAAGCCTCCAGTTCTCTATAGGCCTGGCCCATTCACTGTGGAGGAGTTGAGGAGGATTTTTGGGGAAGTTAAGGTACCTGAGCAGGCGCTTGGCCTTGGGCAATTCAAGGAAGCCCTAGCCCCAGGCATGAAGTATAGGCACTATGCCCCAGATAAGCCCCTCATCTTAACAGAGTGCGGTGAATTAGATGGCTTAGTTAAATTGACGCTAGATCTAGCTACTGATGAGGTTAAGAAGGGGAAGAAGGTGGTGGTACTGTGTAGTAGTGAGACGTGTGGTTCATACGCTAAGGTTGGGTTGAGGATTATTGAGGTTGGGTCTAGGCTTAACCTATACACTGTGGCTAAGAACCTGTTTCACTCCCTTAGGTTAATTGACTCAATGGATGTTGACTTAGCCATTGCCGAGGGTTACCCTGAGGTTGGGGTTGGTTTAGCGGTAATGAATCGTTTAAGGAAGGCCTCAGGTTATAAAATGGTTAAGTGCACTGCTTAATATTTGGCTAAAGCATTTAAATCCTAACCTAAGGCAGCCACTAATGGACACTGATACCCTCATAACATACGTGGCCATTGCAGTAATAGCGGCAGCAGTGGTTTTCTCAGTGTTTGCCCACGCATTTAAACCAAGCAAGGGCCCTGCCTTCACACCAACCTATAATGTACTCAACCAGCACATAGGCAATATAATTAACATGTCTTTAACCGTGGGTCTACAGTACGGTAACTCCTCAGCGCCAATTTGGATAATCTACTTCCTTAACCCCTACGATGATGCTAACTACACTTT
The sequence above is drawn from the Caldivirga sp. genome and encodes:
- a CDS encoding L-threonylcarbamoyladenylate synthase, which codes for MTLLLKVDALNPDREVIRRAADVILKGGLVAFPTETVYGLGASTYNDEAIRRIYVVKNRPMDNPSIIHISSLNQLHEVAEDVPEELEEKLKFVWPGPLTIILRKSSRISAVASCGLNTVAVRMPAHPVALTLISESTPISAPSANISGKPSPTRAEHVIRDLWGKIDLIIDGGESFFGVESTIIDYTRKPPVLYRPGPFTVEELRRIFGEVKVPEQALGLGQFKEALAPGMKYRHYAPDKPLILTECGELDGLVKLTLDLATDEVKKGKKVVVLCSSETCGSYAKVGLRIIEVGSRLNLYTVAKNLFHSLRLIDSMDVDLAIAEGYPEVGVGLAVMNRLRKASGYKMVKCTA
- a CDS encoding M1 family aminopeptidase, whose amino-acid sequence is MSFDKATHLLGRGFTYPDYEPQYQRYYGYFIKHLALTLRLNLSERSIQGDARYIINVIDNEGYLKFDAAEMNITSVTVNDSPTRFDYDGRYLRVYLSGNGEVSVSINYSAKPRNGVHFILPDEYYRDRKPMVWTQGESEDNHYWIPLTDYPSMKFTSELTIIVPKPLIAVSNGYLVESKDLGNETLWHWRLDKPHSSYLVAFAAAEFDVIKDDCGGISVEHYVPKGRGESAKFSFHRICDMIKFFSEYTGVKYPWPNYKHAVVSEFGGGMENTTVTILTDTTLHTRREECPYDEWPCRGREDFSSDGLVAHELAHQWFGDLVTTRDWGNIWLNEAFATYFDALYTLHSRGFDEFVYRLYGNLKSYLDEYRRYSRPIVTNLYSIPEEMFDRHTYEKGSLVLHTLKNIIGEENFRKGINLFLTRYAYSNAETEDFRKVMEEATAKPLDWFFNQFVYSAGHPSIKYSWSYDSGYLRISISQTQGDDSYPVYRIPVELEIGHQDGSMELIKLNLESRDTTVYLPIKERPTYVCLDPEFKVAIKSVNSEKSIEEARAELRSSSVACRLEAIESLAKDSSSRSIDALTEALLNDKFWGIRAEAARALGKLGVTDAVKPLINALHVERHPRVRRAIVEALGNFKGNRDVAKVLASVLVNSEESYYVRSNAAEALGKLGIRDYFSELVKALDYPSHNNVITQGALRGLAELGGDEAIEVLLKYTQLGYPTLVRATAAQLLGKFVDNRRVYDRLMELLRDQYMRVASAALSAVEYSMDPRFLGILDSIASGAAPGFIAAELSGRFRRYARDIAVKIREQLSKGAEYARLREEVERVREEQRRLMDRVSRLEAKGLGSPAY
- a CDS encoding VOC family protein, which translates into the protein MANAQFSEVVQVAMVVPDIETAVKAWAKILGVDAPQVVETEDWEKTGMRFRGTPSRGRAKLAFFKLSNITIELIQPVGGPSTWSEFLEKHGPGIHHIAFNVDNIDDAVKELLSIGGSVEQDGKFKGGGYVYVDAKKSLGAIVELLYHEK